In Musa acuminata AAA Group cultivar baxijiao chromosome BXJ2-3, Cavendish_Baxijiao_AAA, whole genome shotgun sequence, the following proteins share a genomic window:
- the LOC135608293 gene encoding uncharacterized protein LOC135608293, which produces MGERKVLNKYYPPDFDPAKIPRRRQPKNQQMKVRMMLPMSIRCNTCGTYIYKGTKFNSRKEDVVGETYLGIQIFRFYFKCTKCSAEITFKTDPQNTDYTVESGASSNFEPWRDEDEVVEKEKRKRAEEEMGDAMKSLENRALDSKQDMDILAALEEMRSMKSRHATVSVDLMLETLKRSAYEKEKKIMEELDEADEALIKSITFHGSKDFVRRIHDDEDDDIEELGQPSSSLSETSDNSLKRKLPMETSVKVEKPTDSLTKATMSDGSKDKGNQGGSLLPKFILKSRSVTEGPKKPRIASTDCDPSKAEEEGKSNNTTGEGITNGLQSLCQNYDSDESD; this is translated from the exons ATGGGAGAACGCAAGGTCTTGAACAAGTACTACCCGCCGGACTTCGATCCGGCCAAGATACCTCGGCGGCGGCAGCCGAAGAACCAGCAGATGAAAGTTCGGATGATGCTTCCGATGAGCATCCGCTGCAACACCTGTGGAACCTACATCTACAAGGGCACTAAATTCAATTCTCGCAAGGAGGATGTTGTTGGAGAG ACATATCTTGGAATCCAAATATTTAGGTTTTATTTTAAATGCACTAAATGTTCGGCCGAGATTACTTTCAAGACAGACCCTCAGAACACAGATTACACTGTTGAATcgggagcatcaagtaattttgagCCTTGGCGTGATGAAGATGAG GTGgtagaaaaggagaagaggaaaagAGCTGAGGAAGAAATGGGAGATGCTATGAAGTCCCTGGAGAACCGAGCATTAGATTCCAAGCAAGATATGGATATACTTGCTGCACTTGAAGAAATGAGATCTATGAAG TCTAGGCATGCAACTGTAAGTGTTGATTTGATGTTAGAGACTTTAAAAAGATCAGCCTATGAAAAG GAGAAAAAGATAATGGAGGAACTAGATGAAGCAGATGAAGCACTTATCAAGTCCATAACTTTCCAT GGTTCAAAAGATTTTGTTCGAAGAATACATGATGATGAGGATGATGATATTGAAGAGCTAGGCCAGCCATCTTCTAGTTTAAGTGAAACATCAGATAACAGTTTAAAG AGGAAGCTTCCTATGGAGACCTCAGTGAAGGTGGAAAAGCCAACAGATTCTTTAACTAAAGCTACCATGTCTGATGGCTCTAAAGATAAAG GAAATCAGGGTGGTTCTTTGTTACCCAAGTTTATACTAAAATCTCGATCTGTGACAGAGGGTCCTAAGAAGCCTCGAATTGCATCCACAGATTGTGACCCTTCAAAAGCCGAGGAAGAAGGTAAAAGCAATAATACCACTGGAGAAGGGATCACAAATGGGCTGCAATCCCTCTGCCAAAACTATGACAGTGATGAAAGCGATTGA
- the LOC135608295 gene encoding serine/threonine-protein kinase PBL35-like has protein sequence MQRGNLENHLFRRSRDLPWSIRMKIALGAAKGLAFLHEEAERRVIYRDFKTSNILLDADFNAKLSDFGLAKAGPEGDKTHVTTRVMGTYGYAAPEYVMTGHLTSRSDVYSFGVVLLEIMTGRRTMDKRRPAGEQNLVEWARPYLGNKRQFYRIIDPRLHGNFSVKGAQKVAQLVQACVGRNAKARPLMSEVVEVLKPLVDLNDIASSSSSFRAMTKERAASIAASHPIESNTQQPKRSSISRGSSPYPHPMRSLSHGSEP, from the exons ATGCAACGTGGAAATTTGGAGAACCATCTTTTCAGAA GATCCCGGGATTTGCCATGGTCGATTAGAATGAAGATTGCACTTGGTGCAGCAAAAGGCCTTGCTTTTCTTCACGAGGAAGCCGAGAGACGAGTAATATATCGTGATTTCAAGACATCCAATATCCTGTTAGATGCT GATTTCAATGCCAAGCTCTCGGATTTTGGCCTCGCTAAAGCTGGTCCTGAGGGCGACAAGACTCACGTAACAACGAGAGTGATGGGAACGTACGGATATGCAGCCCCGGAGTATGTGATGACAG GACATCTGACATCGAGGAGTGATGTCTACAGTTTCGGCGTTGTGCTGCTGGAGATCATGACAGGGAGGCGAACGATGGACAAAAGACGACCGGCCGGGGAGCAAAACCTGGTGGAGTGGGCACGTCCATACCTGGGAAACAAACGACAGTTCTACAGGATTATAGATCCTCGTCTGCACGGCAACTTCTCCGTCAAGGGAGCTCAGAAGGTGGCACAGTTGGTGCAGGCTTGTGTCGGCCGGAACGCCAAGGCTCGACCGCTGATGAGCGAGGTGGTGGAGGTTCTCAAACCTTTGGTCGATCTCAACGACATCGCCAGCAGCTCCTCCTCCTTCCGGGCCATGACGAAGGAACGCGCTGCTTCGATTGCCGCCTCCCACCCGATCGAGAGCAACACACAGCAGCCGAAGAGGAGCAGCATCTCGCGTGGCTCTTCCCCGTATCCCCACCCGATGAGGAGCTTGTCGCATGGCAGTGAACCATAG
- the LOC135606589 gene encoding protein MIZU-KUSSEI 1-like, with the protein MRTIMARSPHESSFSFSKRHFQWTAGNGGEDKKRGGGRVEKDALVFSAAISASPFSCVDDAPLKAEAAAPPARKKGSTSSSAAAVAVSRLRAVLTAAIVGRRRPVGFGPRVTGTLFGHRRGHVHFAFQVDPRACPAVLIELATPTNTLVREMASGLVRIALECERRAGGGKKLLEEPLWRAYCNGKKCGYAVRRECGPADWRVLRAVEPVSTGAGVLPGDGGAYGEMMYMRARFERVVGSKDSEAFYMMNPDNNGGPELSIYLLRA; encoded by the coding sequence ATGAGGACCATAATGGCAAGAAGCCCCCACGAGTCCTCCTTCTCTTTCTCCAAGAGACACTTCCAGTGGACAGCTGGAAATGGCGGTGAAGACAAGAAGCGAGGAGGAGGGAGGGTGGAGAAGGACGCGCTCGTCTTCTCCGCTGCCATCTCGGCGTCACCGTTCTCTTGCGTTGATGACGCGCCCCTGAAGGCAGAGGCAGCCGCGCCACCAGCAAGGAAGAAGGGCTCAACCTCTTCTTCGGCCGCAGCGGTGGCTGTTTCGAGGTTGCGAGCGGTGCTGACGGCGGCAATTGTCGGTAGGCGTCGACCGGTGGGGTTCGGGCCCCGTGTGACGGGCACGCTATTCGGGCACCGCCGCGGCCACGTCCACTTTGCGTTTCAAGTGGACCCCCGGGCCTGCCCGGCGGTGCTGATCGAGCTCGCCACGCCCACCAATACGCTGGTCAGGGAGATGGCGTCGGGGCTGGTGAGGATCGCGCTGGAATGCGAGCGGCGGGCAGGCGGCGGAAAGAAGCTGCTGGAGGAGCCGCTGTGGCGTGCGTACTGCAACGGCAAGAAATGCGGCTACGCCGTGCGCCGCGAGTGCGGCCCGGCAGACTGGAGGGTCCTGCGGGCGGTGGAGCCGGTGTCGACCGGCGCCGGCGTGCTCCCGGGAGATGGCGGCGCCTACGGCGAGATGATGTACATGAGGGCCAGGTTCGAGCGTGTGGTGGGATCCAAGGACTCGGAAGCCTTCTACATGATGAACCCTGATAACAACGGTGGCCCCGAACTCAGCATCTACCTGCTTAGAGCCTGA